The following coding sequences lie in one Mercenaria mercenaria strain notata chromosome 5, MADL_Memer_1, whole genome shotgun sequence genomic window:
- the LOC123557681 gene encoding heat shock 70 kDa protein 12A-like, producing the protein MAHASDSKGKRTSKSNKLVVAAIDFGTTYSGYAFSFANEFKDDPTKVYAQTKWVAGSGALMSLKTPTILLLNKDKTFNAFGYEAENAYTELAEDGEHEDYYYFRRFKMMLYNSTGLKRNIEIEDGNGHKMKALTVFGIAIKYLKGHLMDNLRNKIHGIIEEDIRWVLTVPAIWNDGSKQFMREAAEMAGIKRENLVIALEPEAASLFCMHLPVDKMSMEGSMSDSMRVSPFSKGTKYMVVDVGGGTVDITLHEVIESDKLKELDSANGGAWGGTRVDAAYENFLKKITGDKAFKRFQKEAAEDLIDLYREFETKKRNVVAGKTGRETIKIPVRLAEIYENESGKTIKTRISEIKEFKDKVSWMGDKVRLDMEIVKSWYDESCKNTVEHIKKIFKHKKSAGVNTILLVGGFSESPMLQEALKTNFKDKRVIIPEDAGLVVLKGAVIFGHNPITIVSRVAKCSYGVRVYRDFKPGEHPENKKVQVGRRVKCKDVFACHVKKGQELVVGEAQSKQRYTPLEADQMTLVFDVYTSTEEHPQYVTDVDCTYVGQLEVEVPDLSGGKDRGVWVKLIFGGTEVIVEGEDEKTKKVTKASFDFLQ; encoded by the exons ATGGCCCATGCATCAGATTCAAAAGGTAAAAGGACCAGCAAGAGTAACAAACTGGTTGTCGCAGCCATAGACTTTGGGACAACTTACTCCGGTTACGCATTTTCTTTCGCCAATGAGTTTAAAGACGACCCAACGAAGGTGTATGCTCAGACAAAATGGGTGGCAGGTTCAGGAGCGTTGATGTCATTAAAGACACCTACTATTTTGCTTTTGAACAAAGATAAGACATTCAATGCCTTTGGGTATGAGGCGGAAAATGCGTACACAGAACTCGCTGAAGATGGAGAGCACGAGGATTACTACTACTTCAGACGCTTTAAAATGATGTTGTATAATTCGACG GGTTTAAAGCGGAATATAGAAATAGAAGACGGAAATGGTCATAAAATGAAAGCTCTAACTGTGTTTGGAATTGCTATAAAGTACTTGAAAGGCCATCTTATGGACAATTTGCGTAACAA AATACATGGTATAATCGAAGAAGATATCCGTTGGGTGTTGACAGTGCCAGCGATATGGAACGACGGTTCAAAGCAGTTCATGAGAGAGGCGGCTGAAatg GCAGGAATAAAGAGAGAAAATCTAGTTATTGCCCTGGAACCGGAAGCAGCCTCGTTATTCTGTATGCACCTGCCGGTTGATAAAATGTCGATGGAAGGCAGTATGTCAGATTCCATGCGTGTTTCACCATTTTCTAAAGGCACAAAATACATGGTGGTGGATGTGGGAG GGGGAACAGTGGATATAACATTACACGAAGTTATAGAATCAGACAAACTCAAGGAGTTGGACTCTGCTAATGGAGGAGCTTGGGGAGGCACAAGGGTTGACGCTGCTTATGAAAACTTTCTCAAGAAAATTACAG GGGACAAGGCCTTTAAGCGATTCCAGAAGGAAGCTGCAGAAGATCTCATAGACCTCTACAGGGAGTTCGAGACGAAAAAAAGGAATGTAGTGGCAGGAAAAACTGGAAGAGAGACGATCAAAATCCCTGTGCGACTGgcagaaatatatgaaaatgaatCTGGTAAAACTATAAAAACTCGAATCAGTGAGATAAAGGAGTTTAAAGATAAAGTGTCATGGATGGGAGATAAAGTAAGACTGGATATGGAAATTGTGAAGTCATGGTACGATGAGTCATGTAAAAACACTGTTGAGCATAtcaaaaaaatcttcaagcacaAGAAAAGTGCTGGAGTTAACACGATTTTACTAGTCGGTGGCTTTTCTGAATCACCAATGCTGCAAGAGGCtctaaaaacaaactttaaagacAAAAGGGTGATCATACCTGAAGATGCAGGGCTAGTAGTTTTAAAAGGAGCTGTGATATTTGGACACAATCCTATTACCATAGTGTCACGTGTTGCCAAATGTTCTTATGGTGTCCGCGTGTATCGCGATTTCAAACCTGGTGAACATCCAGAAAACAAAAAGGTGCAAGTAGGCAGACGAGTGAAATGCAAGGATGTTTTCGCTTGTCATGTGAAGAAGGGTCAAGAATTAGTTGTTGGAGAAGCACAATCCAAACAGCGTTATACCCCATTAGAAGCAGACCAAATGACACTGGTTTTTGATGTGTACACGTCAACAGAAGAGCACCCACAATACGTCACGGATGTTGACTGCACATATGTAGGTCAACTTGAGGTCGAAGTTCCGGATCTTTCTGGCGGGAAAGACCGAGGCGTCTGGGTGAAACTGATTTTTGGTGGAACAGAAGTGATAGTTGAAGGCGAGGATGAGAAAACCAAAAAAGTTACTAAAGCGAGCTTCGATTTCTTACAGTAA